In one window of Myotis daubentonii chromosome 13, mMyoDau2.1, whole genome shotgun sequence DNA:
- the PAOX gene encoding peroxisomal N(1)-acetyl-spermine/spermidine oxidase isoform X2 has product MESSGGDEGAPGRGPRVLVVGGGIAGLGAAQRLCRYPAFRHLRVLEATARAGGRIRSERSFGGVVEVGAHWIHGPSQGNPVFQLAAKYGLLGDKELSEENQRIDTGGHVALPSVSYASSGESVSLGLVVEMGHLYYRLIDQSREFLHAAEAPVPSVGEFLKKEIRQHLASWTEDEETKKLKLAILKNFLNIECCVSGTHSMDLVALAPFGEYTVLPGLDCTFPGGYQGLTNCILASLPQDVMVFNKPVKTIHWNGSFEEAESPGEKFPVLVECEDGDCFPAHHVVLTVPLGLPMSSAGSSLDLSPSSWRHCQMRRCFCL; this is encoded by the exons ATGGAGTCGAGCGGCGGCGACGAGGGGGCCCCGGGCCGCGGGCCGCGGGTGCTGGTGGTGGGCGGCGGCATCGCGGGGCTGGGAGCGGCGCAGAGGCTCTGCCGCTACCCGGCCTTCCGGCACCTGCGGGTCCTGGAGGCCACAGCCCGCGCTGGAGGCCGCATCCGCTCGGAGCGCAGCTTCG GTGGTGTGGTGGAGGTAGGCGCTCACTGGATCCATGGGCCCTCTCAGGGCAACCCCGTCTTCCAGCTGGCTGCCAAGTACGGGCTGTTGGGGGACAAGGAGTTGTCAGAGGAGAACCAGAGGATCGATACCGGAGGTCACGTGGCGCTGCCCTCGGTGTCCTATGCCAGCTCCGGGGAAAGTGTGAGCCTCGGGCTGGTGGTGGAGATGGGCCATCTGTACTACCGCCTCATCGACCAGTCCCGGGAGTTCCTGCACGCGGCCGAGGCCCCCGTGCCCAGTGTGGGGGAGTTCCTCAAGAAGGAGATCCGTCAGCACTTGGCCAGCTGGACAGAGGACGAGGAGACCAAGAAGCTCAAGCTGGCCATTCTGAAGAACTTCTTAAACATAGAGTGCTGTGTGAGTGGCACCCACAGCATGGACCTGGTGGCCCTTGCACCCTTTGGGGAGTACACCGTGCTGCCGGGGCTGGACTGCACTTTTCCTGG GGGCTACCAAGGACTCACAAACTGCATCCTGGCCTCCTTGCCCCAGGACGTGATGGTTTTTAACAAGCCCGTGAAGACTATTCACTGGAATGGGTCCTTCGAAGAAGCTGAGTCTCCTGGGGAGAAGTTTCCAGTGTTGGTGGAGTGTGAGGATGGAGACTGCTTCCCAGCACATCACGTGGTCCTTACCGTGCCCTTAG GTCTTCCCATGTCCTCTGCGGGTTCATCGCTGGACTTGAGTCCGAGTTCATGGAGACACTGTCAGATGAGGAGGTGCTTCTGTCTCTGA
- the PAOX gene encoding peroxisomal N(1)-acetyl-spermine/spermidine oxidase isoform X1 — MESSGGDEGAPGRGPRVLVVGGGIAGLGAAQRLCRYPAFRHLRVLEATARAGGRIRSERSFGGVVEVGAHWIHGPSQGNPVFQLAAKYGLLGDKELSEENQRIDTGGHVALPSVSYASSGESVSLGLVVEMGHLYYRLIDQSREFLHAAEAPVPSVGEFLKKEIRQHLASWTEDEETKKLKLAILKNFLNIECCVSGTHSMDLVALAPFGEYTVLPGLDCTFPGGYQGLTNCILASLPQDVMVFNKPVKTIHWNGSFEEAESPGEKFPVLVECEDGDCFPAHHVVLTVPLGFLKEHLDTFFQPPLPAEKAEGIRKMGFGTNNKIFLEFEEPFWEPDCEHIQVVWEDTSPLEDTAPPLQDAWVKKLIGFLVLPSFESSHVLCGFIAGLESEFMETLSDEEVLLSLTRMLRRVTGNPQLPAPKSVLRSRWHSAPYSRGSYSYVAVGSTGDDIDLLAQPLPVDREKAQLQVLFAGEATHRTFYSTTHGALLSGWREADRLIALLDPQAQLHGPRL, encoded by the exons ATGGAGTCGAGCGGCGGCGACGAGGGGGCCCCGGGCCGCGGGCCGCGGGTGCTGGTGGTGGGCGGCGGCATCGCGGGGCTGGGAGCGGCGCAGAGGCTCTGCCGCTACCCGGCCTTCCGGCACCTGCGGGTCCTGGAGGCCACAGCCCGCGCTGGAGGCCGCATCCGCTCGGAGCGCAGCTTCG GTGGTGTGGTGGAGGTAGGCGCTCACTGGATCCATGGGCCCTCTCAGGGCAACCCCGTCTTCCAGCTGGCTGCCAAGTACGGGCTGTTGGGGGACAAGGAGTTGTCAGAGGAGAACCAGAGGATCGATACCGGAGGTCACGTGGCGCTGCCCTCGGTGTCCTATGCCAGCTCCGGGGAAAGTGTGAGCCTCGGGCTGGTGGTGGAGATGGGCCATCTGTACTACCGCCTCATCGACCAGTCCCGGGAGTTCCTGCACGCGGCCGAGGCCCCCGTGCCCAGTGTGGGGGAGTTCCTCAAGAAGGAGATCCGTCAGCACTTGGCCAGCTGGACAGAGGACGAGGAGACCAAGAAGCTCAAGCTGGCCATTCTGAAGAACTTCTTAAACATAGAGTGCTGTGTGAGTGGCACCCACAGCATGGACCTGGTGGCCCTTGCACCCTTTGGGGAGTACACCGTGCTGCCGGGGCTGGACTGCACTTTTCCTGG GGGCTACCAAGGACTCACAAACTGCATCCTGGCCTCCTTGCCCCAGGACGTGATGGTTTTTAACAAGCCCGTGAAGACTATTCACTGGAATGGGTCCTTCGAAGAAGCTGAGTCTCCTGGGGAGAAGTTTCCAGTGTTGGTGGAGTGTGAGGATGGAGACTGCTTCCCAGCACATCACGTGGTCCTTACCGTGCCCTTAG GTTTTCTTAAAGAACACCTGGACACCTTCTTCCAGCCGCCACTGCCCgctgagaaggcagaagggaTCAGGAAAATGGGCTTTGGGACCAACAATAAGATCTTCCTGGAGTTTGAAGAGCCCTTCTGGGAGCCGGACTGCGAGCACATCCAGGTGGTGTGGGAGGACACATCGCCCCTGGAGGACACCGCTCCCCCGCTGCAGGACGCCTGGGTCAAGAAGCTGATTGGCTTTTTGGTCCTGCCTTCCTTCGA GTCTTCCCATGTCCTCTGCGGGTTCATCGCTGGACTTGAGTCCGAGTTCATGGAGACACTGTCAGATGAGGAGGTGCTTCTGTCTCTGACACGCATGCTTCGCCGGGTGACAG GGAATCCACAGCTTCCTGCGCCCAAGAGTGTGCTGAGGTCTCGCTGGCACAGCGCCCCCTACTCCAGAGGCTCCTACAGCTACGTGGCTGTGGGCAGCACCGGGGATGACATTGACCTGCTGGCTCAGCCCCTCCCTGTGGACAGAGAGAAGGCCCAG CTCCAGGTACTGTTTGCAGGAGAAGCCACACATCGGACGTTTTACTCGACCACACACGGGGCTCTGCTCTCTGGCTGGAGGGAGGCTGACCGGCTCATCGCTCTGCTGGACCCCCAGGCGCAGCTGCACGGTCCCAGGCTCTGA